A region from the Solibacillus sp. FSL H8-0523 genome encodes:
- a CDS encoding YhgE/Pip domain-containing protein — protein sequence MGSFQLFGKELSSLKNRKGLLFALIGVMFIPIVYVAILLSATWGPYDNLENLPVAFVNKDAGGVSSGQPINVGADLMETLKEGNTLGWHFVTEQEAKKGLENQEYYLVVEVPEDFSQKVTTVLDANPQVPELRYIQNEGLNFMGAQVTNSAVEKLREQLGDKITATYARTVFSRFTDIETGFASGADGSLQLAEGSAQLAEGTNTLLTSLTEKADDINKLAAGAKTADAGAGELLAAVTGGTSNISRLASGSKEVATGANQLKAGSEQVLAGLTSLQGGTGQVYNGLQQLQPGSQSLLTGLEQLSAGANQLYAGIALGDGTPTNPGLANGLAQLATVLQSKEQDIQQMTQGAQLLQGLAQAPGLEMYRENLLALSAGLTDLGQIYPVAVQSANALNNGAQQIAQGMPAVTQGLEGAISGQQVIVGGINALVAGQQQAVAGVDQLVAGQSAVVAGASKLSSGSSQVAAGNTTLLNSWGQIGDGVSSLKNGLTQLSTGNETVATGWLTMTEGVTSLNDGVNRLQDGSNQLVTGLEGGRDQVASLKITDANIDMFSSPVVLAGEKVNAYEYYRDSTAPYVLSLALFVGLLVLSFFVPFKKPAVLPKSAVSWFVSKWLQLALFATIQAIVLAAFTLLVIQLQVQNVVMFFLFAIVVSITFMSIIFFLVSAAGNVGRFIALVLVVAQLSITGANLPIPMLPENLQSISALLPFTYSISGFKSVISLGDLSLLASNTSVLAIYLIGASVLALIAFVLSYKTLTTKYKPEVQPTA from the coding sequence ATGGGGTCATTTCAGTTATTCGGAAAGGAATTATCGTCACTGAAAAATCGCAAAGGATTACTATTTGCATTGATCGGTGTCATGTTCATTCCAATTGTTTATGTAGCGATTCTATTATCGGCTACATGGGGACCGTACGATAATCTTGAAAATTTACCTGTCGCATTTGTTAACAAGGATGCGGGTGGTGTATCAAGTGGGCAGCCAATCAATGTTGGAGCGGATTTAATGGAAACATTAAAAGAAGGCAATACGCTCGGCTGGCATTTCGTAACGGAGCAAGAGGCAAAGAAGGGGTTAGAAAACCAAGAGTATTATTTAGTCGTTGAAGTACCAGAAGACTTTTCGCAAAAAGTGACAACGGTATTAGACGCCAATCCGCAAGTACCTGAACTACGCTATATTCAAAATGAAGGGTTAAACTTCATGGGTGCACAGGTAACAAACAGCGCGGTTGAAAAGCTACGTGAGCAATTAGGCGATAAAATTACAGCAACCTATGCACGAACAGTATTTTCAAGATTTACCGATATTGAAACGGGCTTTGCCTCAGGGGCGGATGGCTCTTTGCAATTAGCGGAGGGATCGGCACAGTTAGCTGAAGGAACTAATACATTATTAACATCATTAACTGAAAAAGCAGACGATATTAACAAATTAGCTGCTGGTGCAAAAACGGCTGATGCTGGTGCTGGAGAATTGTTAGCAGCAGTTACTGGTGGTACGAGTAATATCAGTCGATTAGCTAGCGGCTCTAAAGAAGTTGCAACTGGCGCAAATCAATTAAAAGCTGGCTCAGAACAAGTGCTAGCGGGATTAACTTCGCTTCAAGGTGGTACAGGCCAAGTGTATAATGGTTTGCAACAATTACAACCAGGATCACAAAGCTTATTAACAGGATTAGAGCAATTATCAGCTGGCGCAAATCAATTATATGCAGGTATTGCTTTAGGTGATGGTACACCTACAAATCCAGGTTTAGCAAATGGTTTAGCACAATTAGCAACAGTTTTACAATCAAAAGAGCAAGATATTCAGCAAATGACACAAGGTGCTCAGTTATTACAAGGTTTAGCACAAGCACCAGGTTTAGAAATGTACCGAGAAAATTTATTAGCGTTAAGTGCAGGGTTAACGGATTTAGGGCAAATTTATCCGGTTGCTGTACAAAGTGCTAATGCATTAAATAATGGGGCACAGCAAATTGCACAGGGTATGCCAGCAGTAACGCAAGGGTTAGAAGGAGCTATAAGTGGTCAGCAAGTGATCGTTGGAGGTATTAATGCCTTAGTAGCTGGTCAACAACAAGCAGTAGCAGGTGTTGATCAATTAGTAGCAGGACAATCTGCAGTTGTCGCGGGTGCATCTAAGTTATCGAGTGGATCATCACAAGTGGCAGCAGGTAATACAACATTACTGAATTCTTGGGGCCAAATCGGTGACGGTGTATCTAGCCTTAAAAATGGTCTTACACAATTAAGCACTGGTAATGAAACCGTTGCGACAGGTTGGCTAACGATGACAGAAGGTGTAACATCATTAAATGATGGGGTTAATCGTTTACAAGATGGTTCTAATCAATTAGTAACGGGCTTAGAAGGTGGACGTGACCAAGTTGCTTCATTAAAGATTACGGACGCGAATATCGACATGTTCTCTTCACCAGTAGTATTAGCGGGTGAAAAAGTAAATGCGTATGAATATTACCGTGATTCTACAGCACCTTATGTATTATCATTAGCTTTATTCGTAGGTTTACTTGTGTTATCATTCTTTGTACCATTCAAAAAACCAGCTGTCTTACCAAAATCAGCGGTAAGCTGGTTTGTTAGTAAATGGTTACAATTAGCATTATTTGCGACAATTCAAGCGATTGTACTTGCAGCGTTTACATTACTTGTTATCCAGCTTCAAGTTCAAAATGTTGTGATGTTCTTCTTATTCGCAATTGTTGTGAGCATTACGTTTATGTCTATTATTTTCTTCTTAGTTTCAGCAGCGGGCAATGTGGGTCGCTTTATCGCTTTAGTACTTGTAGTCGCGCAATTATCGATTACAGGTGCAAACTTACCAATCCCAATGCTACCTGAAAACTTACAATCAATCAGTGCGTTATTACCATTTACGTATTCAATCTCAGGCTTTAAATCGGTTATCTCATTAGGTGATTTATCGTTGCTTGCTTCAAATACGTCGGTATTAGCCATTTATTTAATTGGAGCTTCTGTACTGGCACTTATTGCATTTGTACTAAGCTACAAAACGTTAACAACAAAATACAAGCCAGAAGTACAGCCAACAGCATAA
- a CDS encoding YhdT family protein, with translation MNNMHDKRFKIAHKEALIGVVLVVMNFAIWYGFAYGLGSGDPTEYKYVFGFPAWFFYSCIVGTIFMIVCIWLAMKLFFKDIPLDEEEEER, from the coding sequence ATGAATAACATGCATGATAAGCGTTTTAAAATCGCACATAAAGAAGCACTCATTGGTGTGGTGTTAGTTGTAATGAACTTTGCGATTTGGTACGGCTTTGCCTATGGGCTAGGCTCGGGTGACCCGACGGAATACAAGTACGTCTTTGGATTCCCAGCGTGGTTTTTCTATAGTTGTATTGTAGGCACAATCTTTATGATTGTGTGCATTTGGCTCGCGATGAAGCTTTTCTTCAAAGACATTCCGTTAGATGAGGAGGAAGAAGAGCGATGA
- a CDS encoding diaminopimelate dehydrogenase, with protein sequence MSKTRVGIVGYGNLGRGVEAAIRQNDDMELVAVFTRRDPASVVVNSTVPVYLVADAPNYKDQIDVMILCGGSATDLPEQVPHFAQWFNTIDSFDTHAKIPAFFETVDAVAQQQGTVSIISVGWDPGLFSLNRLLGEAVLPVGNTYTFWGDGLSQGHSDAVRRIVGVKKAVQYTLPIKTAVDRVRNGENPELTTREKHARECYVVLEQGADKAAIEKEIKEMPNYFADYDTTVNFITEEDFTTNHQGMPHGGFVIRSGESGEQDKQILEFSLKLESNPMFTSSVLVAYARAAHKLAQKGEKGAKTVFDIPFGLLSPKSAAELRKELL encoded by the coding sequence ATGAGTAAAACGCGTGTTGGTATTGTAGGTTACGGAAATCTAGGTCGCGGTGTCGAAGCGGCAATTCGTCAAAATGATGACATGGAACTGGTAGCTGTCTTTACGCGCCGTGATCCAGCATCTGTAGTCGTAAACTCAACTGTACCCGTTTATTTAGTGGCGGATGCACCGAATTATAAAGATCAAATTGATGTGATGATTCTTTGTGGTGGCTCAGCGACGGATTTACCGGAGCAGGTACCGCATTTTGCACAGTGGTTTAACACGATTGATAGTTTTGATACGCATGCGAAGATTCCAGCGTTCTTTGAAACGGTTGACGCAGTCGCTCAGCAGCAAGGTACGGTATCGATTATTTCAGTCGGCTGGGATCCAGGCTTATTCTCATTAAATCGTTTACTTGGTGAAGCCGTTCTTCCAGTAGGGAATACATATACATTTTGGGGTGACGGCTTAAGCCAGGGTCACTCAGATGCTGTACGTCGCATCGTAGGCGTTAAAAAAGCAGTGCAGTATACATTGCCAATTAAAACAGCGGTTGACCGTGTACGTAATGGGGAAAACCCAGAGCTTACTACGCGTGAAAAGCATGCGCGTGAATGCTACGTTGTACTAGAGCAAGGAGCGGATAAAGCGGCCATTGAAAAAGAAATTAAAGAGATGCCAAACTACTTTGCCGATTACGATACAACAGTGAATTTCATTACAGAAGAAGATTTCACTACGAATCATCAAGGTATGCCACATGGCGGTTTTGTTATTCGTTCAGGTGAATCAGGCGAACAAGACAAGCAAATTTTAGAGTTTTCATTAAAATTAGAGTCCAATCCGATGTTCACATCAAGTGTGTTAGTGGCGTATGCTCGTGCTGCGCATAAATTAGCGCAAAAAGGGGAAAAAGGAGCGAAGACGGTGTTTGATATTCCGTTTGGCTTACTTTCACCAAAGTCAGCAGCGGAGTTACGTAAGGAATTGTTATAA
- a CDS encoding nucleoside triphosphate pyrophosphohydrolase, with protein MTQLNKLVRDKVPSLVTKDGGSYSLKLLSPLEHQHEITKKLHEEISEYDGATSKDAALEELVDIVELIHAALKLHDVSVEEFDSLRQQKRKRKGGFEKGIFLHEIKGIE; from the coding sequence ATGACGCAACTAAACAAACTTGTCCGTGATAAGGTACCTTCTTTAGTAACAAAAGATGGAGGTAGCTATTCACTTAAGTTATTATCTCCACTTGAACATCAGCATGAAATAACGAAAAAATTACATGAAGAAATTTCGGAATACGATGGGGCAACATCAAAGGATGCAGCACTTGAGGAATTAGTCGATATTGTTGAATTAATTCATGCGGCATTAAAGCTTCATGATGTGTCGGTTGAGGAGTTTGACTCATTACGCCAGCAAAAACGTAAACGTAAGGGTGGCTTTGAAAAAGGCATTTTCTTACACGAAATAAAAGGAATCGAATAA
- a CDS encoding YxcD family protein has translation MDRITLLEQDLINAICLFHAKFKNVAPDTVEVELMYDDVAGYSAEAFYNGQLDVYNTVNFITALRLYIDEQLGRDSMAARITLDIDDEQGMIANVEF, from the coding sequence ATGGACCGAATTACATTACTTGAACAAGATTTAATCAATGCGATTTGCTTATTCCACGCAAAATTTAAAAACGTAGCTCCGGACACTGTAGAAGTGGAGTTAATGTATGATGATGTGGCTGGATATTCGGCAGAAGCATTTTACAACGGTCAATTAGACGTTTATAACACGGTGAACTTCATTACCGCACTTCGCCTATATATCGACGAGCAATTAGGTCGCGATTCAATGGCTGCGCGTATCACATTAGATATCGATGACGAGCAAGGTATGATTGCCAACGTGGAGTTTTAA